In one window of Rathayibacter caricis DSM 15933 DNA:
- a CDS encoding glycoside hydrolase family 35 protein: protein MIMTTAPESRFAIGATDFELDGRPHRILSGALHYFRVHPDLWADRIRKARLMGLNTIETYVAWNAHEPVRGSFRAEGGLDLGRFLDLVAAEGMHAIVRPGPYICAEWDNGGLPAWLFRDPEVGVRRSEPHYVAAVSEYLREVYAIVAPRQIDRGGPVVLVQIENEYGAYGSDKEYLAELVRVTRDAGVAVPLTTIDQPTPQMLADGSLPGLHLTGSFGSRTPERLATLREFQPTGPLMCMEFWCGWFDDWGTQHHTTDADASARELDALLAVGGSVNIYMLHGGTNFGLTSGANDKGRYAAITTSYDYDAPLDEAGHPTEKFWAFREVIARYAPVPEEVPVPRTPSPALTAPLLPGPALLGLDAFGEATALEAMASFDELGHADGFVLFETVLDSSDAPARLVVGEEVRDRAWVLLDGTPVGVLARDNHERALTLPRGRGALAILVENQGRVNYGVRIGEHKGLIGGVELDGAALTGWTARALDVSLLPSLAGAAEGFAAGPSLASGSFELDAPSDLFVDTLHWGKGLVWVNGFLLGRYWRRGPQRTLIVPSPVTRAGRNEVVVLELEAFAEAEIRLLDAADLGHTEI from the coding sequence ATGATCATGACCACCGCACCCGAGAGCCGCTTCGCCATCGGCGCCACCGACTTCGAGCTCGACGGACGGCCGCACCGGATCCTGTCCGGCGCGCTGCACTACTTCCGGGTGCACCCCGACCTCTGGGCCGACCGCATCCGCAAGGCGAGGCTGATGGGCCTGAACACCATCGAGACCTACGTCGCCTGGAACGCGCACGAGCCGGTCCGCGGCTCCTTCCGCGCGGAGGGCGGCCTCGACCTCGGCCGCTTCCTCGACCTCGTCGCCGCCGAGGGCATGCACGCGATCGTGCGACCCGGTCCCTACATCTGCGCGGAGTGGGACAACGGCGGGCTCCCGGCCTGGCTGTTCCGCGACCCCGAGGTGGGCGTCCGCCGGTCCGAGCCGCACTACGTCGCCGCGGTGAGCGAGTACCTCCGCGAGGTCTACGCGATCGTCGCACCGCGGCAGATCGACCGGGGCGGACCGGTCGTCCTGGTGCAGATCGAGAACGAGTACGGAGCGTACGGCTCCGACAAGGAGTACCTCGCCGAGCTCGTCCGCGTCACGCGCGACGCCGGAGTCGCCGTGCCGCTCACGACCATCGACCAGCCGACGCCGCAGATGCTCGCCGACGGCAGCCTCCCCGGCCTGCACCTGACCGGCTCGTTCGGCTCGCGCACGCCCGAGCGCCTCGCGACGCTGCGCGAGTTCCAGCCGACCGGCCCGCTGATGTGCATGGAGTTCTGGTGCGGCTGGTTCGACGACTGGGGCACCCAGCACCACACGACGGACGCCGACGCCTCGGCCCGCGAGCTCGACGCGCTCCTCGCGGTGGGCGGCTCCGTGAACATCTACATGCTCCACGGCGGCACGAACTTCGGCCTGACCAGCGGAGCGAACGACAAGGGCCGCTACGCCGCGATCACCACGAGCTACGACTACGACGCCCCGCTGGACGAGGCGGGGCACCCGACCGAGAAGTTCTGGGCGTTCCGCGAGGTCATCGCGCGCTACGCGCCGGTGCCGGAGGAGGTGCCCGTCCCGCGGACGCCGTCGCCCGCGCTCACCGCGCCGCTGCTCCCCGGCCCCGCTCTGCTCGGGCTCGACGCCTTCGGCGAGGCGACCGCGCTCGAGGCGATGGCGTCGTTCGACGAGCTCGGCCACGCCGACGGGTTCGTGCTCTTCGAGACCGTGCTCGACTCCTCCGACGCCCCCGCCCGCCTGGTCGTCGGCGAGGAGGTGCGCGACCGCGCCTGGGTGCTGCTCGACGGCACCCCCGTGGGCGTGCTCGCGCGCGACAACCACGAGCGCGCGCTGACGCTGCCCCGGGGCCGCGGGGCGCTCGCGATCCTCGTCGAGAACCAGGGGCGCGTGAACTACGGCGTGCGGATCGGCGAGCACAAGGGACTGATCGGCGGGGTCGAGCTCGACGGGGCGGCGCTCACCGGATGGACGGCCCGCGCGCTCGACGTGTCGCTCCTCCCCTCGCTCGCCGGCGCCGCGGAGGGCTTCGCCGCAGGGCCCTCGCTCGCTTCGGGGTCGTTCGAGCTCGACGCTCCGTCCGACCTCTTCGTCGACACGCTGCACTGGGGCAAGGGCCTGGTCTGGGTGAACGGGTTCCTGCTCGGCCGCTACTGGCGGCGCGGGCCCCAGCGCACCCTGATCGTGCCGTCGCCGGTGACGCGGGCGGGGCGGAACGAGGTCGTCGTGCTCGAGCTCGAGGCCTTCGCCGAGGCCGAGATCCGACTGCTGGACGCGGCGGATCTGGGGCACACCGAGATCTGA
- a CDS encoding ABC transporter substrate-binding protein: MKFTSSALRRTLTVAAAAALAAGSLAACSAPSPGGNGGTSAEGGTAADLDAALEAGGKITYWSWTPSAEAQVAAFEEAYPEVDVELVNAGTNTEEYTKLQNAIKAGSGAPDVVQIEYYAMPQFALSDSLLDLSQYGLGDLEDKFSASTWGSVNIDGKLVGLPQDSGPMAMFYNKTVFDQYGIAVPTTWDEYVAAAEKLHTADPTKYITADTGDAGFATSLIWQAGGQPFQFEGEDITVNLADEGTKKWTGVWNQLVEKGLLSDTPGWGDEWYKGLGDGSIASLITGAWMPGVLESSVTDASGDWAVAPIPTYDGTPVSAENGGGGQSVTSQSENPALAAAFLRWLNSDPASVDVFLESGGFPSTTADLTDPEFVSAESEYFGGQKINEVLTQASEDVRPGWSYLPYQVYANSVFGDTVGQAYANGTSLDDGLADWQSKLVQYGNEQGFTVSE; encoded by the coding sequence ATGAAGTTCACGAGCTCCGCCCTCCGGCGGACCCTGACCGTGGCCGCCGCGGCCGCCCTGGCCGCCGGCTCGCTGGCCGCCTGCTCCGCCCCCTCCCCCGGCGGGAACGGCGGCACCAGCGCCGAGGGCGGCACCGCGGCCGACCTCGACGCCGCCCTCGAGGCGGGCGGCAAGATCACGTACTGGAGCTGGACCCCCAGCGCCGAGGCGCAGGTCGCCGCGTTCGAGGAGGCCTACCCCGAGGTCGACGTCGAGCTGGTCAACGCCGGCACGAACACCGAGGAGTACACCAAGCTCCAGAACGCGATCAAGGCCGGCTCGGGCGCTCCCGACGTCGTGCAGATCGAGTACTACGCCATGCCGCAGTTCGCCCTGTCGGACTCGCTGCTCGACCTCTCGCAGTACGGCCTCGGCGACCTCGAGGACAAGTTCAGCGCCTCCACGTGGGGCAGCGTGAACATCGACGGCAAGCTCGTCGGCCTCCCCCAGGACTCGGGCCCCATGGCCATGTTCTACAACAAGACCGTCTTCGACCAGTACGGCATCGCCGTGCCGACCACGTGGGACGAGTACGTCGCCGCGGCAGAGAAGCTGCACACCGCCGACCCCACGAAGTACATCACCGCCGACACCGGCGACGCGGGCTTCGCGACCAGCCTCATCTGGCAGGCCGGCGGCCAGCCCTTCCAGTTCGAGGGCGAGGACATCACGGTGAACCTCGCCGACGAGGGCACCAAGAAGTGGACGGGCGTCTGGAACCAGCTCGTCGAGAAGGGCCTGCTCTCGGACACCCCCGGCTGGGGAGACGAGTGGTACAAGGGCCTGGGCGACGGATCGATCGCCTCGCTGATCACCGGCGCCTGGATGCCCGGCGTGCTCGAGTCCAGTGTCACGGACGCCTCGGGCGACTGGGCCGTCGCGCCGATCCCGACCTACGACGGCACCCCCGTCAGCGCCGAGAACGGCGGAGGCGGCCAGTCGGTCACCTCGCAGAGCGAGAACCCGGCCCTCGCGGCCGCGTTCCTGCGCTGGCTGAACAGCGACCCGGCCTCGGTCGACGTGTTCCTCGAGAGCGGCGGATTCCCGTCGACCACCGCCGACCTGACCGACCCCGAATTCGTCTCGGCCGAGTCGGAGTACTTCGGCGGCCAGAAGATCAACGAGGTGCTGACCCAGGCCTCCGAGGACGTCCGCCCCGGCTGGTCGTACCTGCCCTACCAGGTCTACGCGAACAGCGTCTTCGGCGACACTGTCGGACAGGCCTACGCCAACGGCACCAGCCTCGATGACGGCCTCGCCGACTGGCAGAGCAAGCTCGTGCAGTACGGCAACGAGCAGGGCTTCACGGTCTCCGAGTAG
- a CDS encoding carbohydrate ABC transporter permease: MAVTTASRPTASRVRRAPRRGSSVHPKKSIAFTLLMSAFILYSLVPLAWLVINATKTQAGLLSSFGLWFDGDFVFFQNIAETLTYRDGIFLRWLGNTLLYVVVGAGGATLLATLAGYGLAKFRFAGRKAVFAVVLGAIAVPGTALAVPTFLMFSQLGLTNTPWAIIIPSLISPFGLYLVWVYAVESVPTELLEAARMDGAGEFRTFFTISIRLLAPGIVTVLLFSVVATWNNYFLPLIMLSDPSWYPLTVGLNQWNAQATGVSAQPIYNLVITGSLLTIIPIVVAFLGLQRFWQSGLSAGSVKG; this comes from the coding sequence ATGGCCGTCACGACCGCCTCCCGCCCGACCGCCTCCCGCGTCCGCCGCGCTCCCCGCCGCGGATCCTCCGTCCACCCGAAGAAGTCGATCGCCTTCACCCTGCTGATGTCGGCGTTCATCCTCTACAGCCTCGTGCCGCTGGCCTGGCTGGTCATCAACGCGACCAAGACGCAGGCCGGGCTGCTCTCGAGCTTCGGGCTCTGGTTCGACGGCGACTTCGTCTTCTTCCAGAACATCGCCGAGACACTGACCTACCGCGACGGCATCTTCCTCCGCTGGCTCGGCAACACCCTCCTCTACGTCGTCGTCGGCGCCGGAGGAGCGACGCTGCTCGCCACGCTCGCCGGCTACGGTCTCGCGAAGTTCCGCTTCGCCGGCCGCAAGGCGGTCTTCGCGGTCGTCCTCGGAGCGATCGCCGTGCCCGGCACCGCTCTGGCCGTCCCGACGTTCCTCATGTTCAGCCAGCTGGGCCTGACGAACACCCCGTGGGCGATCATCATCCCCTCGCTGATCAGCCCCTTCGGCCTCTACCTGGTCTGGGTCTACGCGGTGGAGTCGGTGCCCACCGAGCTGCTCGAAGCGGCGCGGATGGACGGCGCGGGCGAGTTCCGCACGTTCTTCACGATCTCGATCCGCCTCCTGGCGCCGGGCATCGTGACGGTGCTGCTGTTCTCGGTCGTCGCGACCTGGAACAACTACTTCCTGCCGCTGATCATGCTGAGCGACCCCTCGTGGTACCCGCTCACCGTGGGCCTGAACCAGTGGAACGCCCAGGCCACCGGCGTCAGCGCGCAGCCGATCTACAACCTGGTGATCACGGGCTCGCTGCTCACGATCATCCCCATCGTCGTCGCCTTCCTCGGACTCCAGCGCTTCTGGCAGTCCGGGCTGAGCGCCGGCAGCGTCAAGGGCTGA
- a CDS encoding carbohydrate ABC transporter permease, whose translation MTTTSPPVPLREVDPPAAPLKQVPRSRAKSEWKGLAFVAPFLVVFLLVFIAPVIYSIYLSLFREQLVGGTAFVGLDNYLTLLGDANFWEGFVRVVLFLAVQVPVMLVLALVAALAIDSGRLHGTGFFRIVVFLPYAVPAVVAVLMWGFIYGDNFGLAANVNDLLGSDVVAPFSRDWILVSIGNIVTWEFVGYNMLIFYSALKTIPGELYEAAEIDGAGPMRVIRSIKLPALRGAIVIATIFSIIGSFQLFNEPNILRTLAPNIITTYFTPNMYAYNLSFAGQQYNASATVAIVMGVITAIIAYVVQLRGARKEN comes from the coding sequence ATGACGACGACGTCTCCACCCGTCCCCCTGCGCGAGGTCGACCCTCCTGCGGCGCCACTGAAGCAGGTGCCGCGCTCGCGAGCGAAGAGCGAGTGGAAGGGCCTGGCCTTCGTGGCCCCCTTCCTGGTCGTCTTCCTGCTCGTCTTCATCGCTCCGGTGATCTACTCGATCTACCTCAGCCTGTTCCGCGAGCAGCTCGTCGGCGGCACCGCCTTCGTCGGCCTCGACAACTACCTGACGCTGCTCGGCGACGCGAACTTCTGGGAGGGCTTCGTCCGCGTCGTCCTGTTCCTGGCGGTCCAGGTGCCGGTCATGCTGGTGCTCGCCCTCGTCGCCGCCCTCGCGATCGACAGCGGCCGCCTGCACGGCACCGGCTTCTTCCGCATCGTCGTGTTCCTCCCCTACGCGGTCCCGGCCGTCGTCGCGGTCCTGATGTGGGGCTTCATCTACGGCGACAACTTCGGCCTCGCGGCGAACGTCAACGACCTGCTCGGCTCCGACGTCGTCGCTCCGTTCTCGCGCGACTGGATCCTGGTCTCGATCGGCAACATCGTGACCTGGGAGTTCGTCGGCTACAACATGCTGATCTTCTACTCCGCGCTCAAGACGATCCCCGGCGAGCTCTACGAGGCCGCCGAGATCGACGGAGCCGGCCCGATGCGCGTCATCCGCTCGATCAAGCTGCCCGCCCTGCGCGGAGCCATCGTCATCGCCACGATCTTCTCGATCATCGGCAGCTTCCAGCTGTTCAACGAGCCCAACATCCTCCGGACGCTGGCGCCGAACATCATCACCACCTACTTCACGCCGAACATGTACGCCTACAACCTGTCCTTCGCCGGTCAGCAGTACAACGCGTCGGCCACGGTCGCGATCGTGATGGGCGTGATCACCGCGATCATCGCCTACGTGGTCCAGCTCCGCGGCGCGCGCAAGGAGAACTGA
- a CDS encoding LacI family DNA-binding transcriptional regulator, with product MASDATPTTSTAPRRRGPSMADVARLAKVSGQTVSRVSNGRSNVDGETRERVLQAMRQVGYRPNSAARALRTGRFHSIGVIMFTLSSFGNMRTLDAIAVAAADAGYSITLIPVPHPTQGEVSVAFHRLSEEAVDGVIIIVEAHLLDEADIVLPPELPVVVVDSAGDDKHSVIDTDQMSGARQAVEHLLDLGHRTVHHISGPPRSYSAERRREAWEATLRTRGAEVPEALVGDWSSASGHRLGVELAADPAVTAVFAANDQMALGVLRALHEAGRAVPGEVSVVGFDDMEESASFWPPLTTVRQSFADTGRRSVDMLLRELETGERTGATLVPTGLVVRASTGPAPA from the coding sequence ATGGCATCCGACGCGACTCCGACGACGAGCACCGCCCCGCGTCGCCGCGGGCCCTCCATGGCCGACGTCGCCCGGCTCGCGAAGGTGTCGGGTCAGACCGTCTCGCGCGTGTCGAACGGGCGGTCGAACGTCGACGGCGAGACCCGCGAACGGGTCCTCCAGGCGATGCGCCAGGTCGGCTACCGCCCCAACAGCGCCGCCAGGGCCCTGCGCACCGGCCGCTTCCACAGCATCGGCGTGATCATGTTCACGCTGTCCTCCTTCGGCAACATGCGCACCCTCGATGCGATCGCCGTCGCCGCGGCCGACGCGGGCTACTCCATCACCCTCATCCCGGTGCCGCACCCGACGCAGGGCGAGGTCTCGGTCGCGTTCCACCGGCTGAGCGAGGAGGCTGTGGACGGCGTCATCATCATCGTCGAGGCGCACCTGCTCGACGAGGCCGACATCGTGCTGCCGCCCGAGCTGCCGGTCGTCGTCGTCGACTCCGCCGGCGACGATAAGCACTCCGTGATCGACACCGACCAGATGTCGGGCGCCCGCCAGGCCGTCGAGCACCTGCTCGACCTCGGGCACCGCACCGTGCACCACATCTCGGGCCCCCCGCGCTCCTACTCGGCCGAGCGCCGCCGCGAGGCGTGGGAGGCGACGCTGCGCACCCGGGGTGCAGAGGTGCCCGAGGCCCTCGTCGGCGACTGGTCCAGCGCATCGGGCCATCGGCTCGGAGTGGAGCTCGCCGCCGACCCTGCGGTGACGGCCGTCTTCGCCGCGAACGACCAGATGGCCCTCGGAGTGCTGCGCGCCCTGCACGAGGCGGGACGCGCTGTCCCGGGCGAGGTCAGCGTCGTCGGCTTCGACGACATGGAGGAGTCGGCGAGCTTCTGGCCGCCGCTCACCACGGTGCGCCAGTCGTTCGCCGACACCGGCCGCCGCTCCGTCGACATGCTGCTGCGCGAGCTCGAGACGGGCGAACGCACCGGAGCGACGCTCGTCCCGACCGGCCTCGTCGTCCGCGCCAGCACGGGGCCCGCCCCGGCCTGA
- a CDS encoding DUF808 domain-containing protein, whose amino-acid sequence MSVGLLAVVDDILTAALKASAKTAGVVIDDAAVTPQYVQGLTPARELPVVWKISLGSLFNKFVIIIPLALLLSAFAPGVLPFLLIIGGAFLCFEGAEKVSEWFGLHHAAAETEARDEKKLVFGAIRTDLILSTEIMLIALDGLDPDFGFGPTLGALAIIGLGMTALVYGAVALLVKIDDVGLGMMKNPSRGVRRAGVRIVASMPFVFRVISIIGTLAMLWVGGHLVIANLAETFWHGPYDLVHVVTHAVEAAGPVVVWLADTFVSMIFGLVLGAIIVAIITGVSALRRKGAPAPSAH is encoded by the coding sequence ATGTCGGTCGGTCTGCTCGCGGTGGTCGATGACATCCTCACCGCCGCCCTGAAAGCCAGCGCCAAGACCGCGGGAGTCGTCATCGACGACGCGGCCGTCACTCCGCAGTACGTGCAGGGCCTGACGCCGGCGCGCGAGCTGCCCGTGGTGTGGAAGATCTCGCTGGGCAGCCTGTTCAACAAGTTCGTCATCATCATCCCGCTGGCGCTGCTGCTGTCGGCGTTCGCGCCGGGGGTGCTGCCGTTCCTGCTCATCATCGGAGGCGCGTTCCTCTGCTTCGAGGGCGCCGAGAAGGTGTCGGAGTGGTTCGGACTGCACCACGCGGCCGCCGAGACCGAGGCGCGCGACGAGAAGAAGCTGGTCTTCGGCGCGATCCGGACCGACCTCATCCTGAGCACCGAGATCATGCTGATCGCGCTCGACGGGCTCGACCCCGACTTCGGCTTCGGGCCCACGCTCGGAGCGCTCGCGATCATCGGCCTCGGCATGACCGCGCTGGTCTACGGTGCCGTGGCGCTGCTGGTGAAGATCGACGACGTGGGCCTGGGGATGATGAAGAACCCCTCGCGCGGAGTCCGTCGCGCCGGCGTCCGCATCGTCGCGTCGATGCCGTTCGTGTTCCGCGTGATCAGCATCATCGGCACTCTCGCGATGCTGTGGGTCGGCGGGCACCTCGTGATCGCGAACCTGGCCGAGACCTTCTGGCACGGACCCTACGACCTGGTGCACGTCGTGACCCACGCGGTCGAGGCGGCCGGCCCGGTCGTGGTGTGGCTGGCCGACACCTTCGTCTCGATGATCTTCGGCCTCGTGCTCGGAGCGATCATCGTCGCGATCATCACGGGAGTCTCGGCGCTGCGTCGCAAGGGTGCGCCGGCGCCGTCGGCGCACTGA